One stretch of Amycolatopsis sp. 195334CR DNA includes these proteins:
- a CDS encoding quinone oxidoreductase: protein MPTPAVRIQQTGGPEVLEFTEVEVGDPGQGELLVEVAAAGINYIDTYQRGGLYPVQLPLVLGLEGAGRVAAVGSGVTEFAVGDRVAWQGVPGGYAGRALVPASAAVRVPDNVDDDVAAATLLQGITAHYLVTSTYPVQEGDAVLVHAAAGGVGLLLTQLAKAKGARVLATVSTEEKEQLAREAGADEVIRYDQVDFAEATRKLTDGEGVAAVYDGVGKSTVDGSMASVRRRGMLVLFGNASGAVPPVDPLRLNAAGSIFMTRPKSTDYTATREELDWRAGELFGAVAEGSLKVRIGGTYPLADARRAHEDLEGRRTTGKLLLHP, encoded by the coding sequence ATGCCGACGCCAGCAGTACGGATCCAGCAGACCGGTGGCCCGGAGGTTCTGGAGTTCACCGAGGTCGAGGTCGGCGATCCAGGGCAGGGTGAGCTGCTCGTCGAGGTGGCGGCGGCCGGGATCAACTACATCGACACCTACCAGCGCGGCGGCCTCTACCCGGTCCAGCTGCCGCTGGTGCTCGGGCTCGAGGGTGCCGGGCGGGTCGCGGCGGTGGGCTCCGGCGTGACGGAGTTCGCCGTGGGCGACCGCGTGGCTTGGCAGGGCGTGCCCGGCGGTTACGCGGGCCGGGCGCTGGTGCCCGCTTCGGCCGCGGTGCGGGTGCCGGACAATGTCGACGACGACGTCGCCGCCGCGACACTGCTGCAGGGCATCACCGCGCACTACCTGGTCACCTCTACCTACCCGGTGCAGGAGGGTGACGCGGTGCTGGTGCACGCCGCCGCGGGCGGGGTCGGGCTGCTGCTCACCCAGCTGGCCAAGGCGAAGGGCGCCCGGGTGCTCGCCACCGTGTCGACCGAGGAGAAGGAGCAGCTGGCGCGCGAGGCCGGTGCCGACGAGGTGATCCGGTACGACCAGGTGGACTTCGCCGAGGCGACCAGGAAGCTGACCGACGGCGAGGGCGTGGCCGCGGTGTACGACGGGGTCGGCAAGTCCACTGTGGACGGCAGCATGGCCAGCGTCCGGCGGCGCGGCATGCTGGTGCTGTTCGGCAACGCCAGCGGCGCGGTGCCGCCGGTGGACCCGCTGCGCCTGAACGCCGCGGGCTCGATCTTCATGACGCGGCCCAAGTCGACCGACTACACCGCCACCCGCGAGGAACTGGACTGGCGCGCGGGCGAGCTGTTCGGCGCGGTGGCGGAGGGTTCGCTGAAGGTCCGGATCGGCGGCACCTACCCGCTGGCCGACGCGCGCCGGGCGCACGAGGACCTGGAAGGCCGCCGGACCACCGGCAAGCTCCTGCTCCACCCCTGA
- a CDS encoding acyl-CoA desaturase, with protein sequence MKSPSAAKPIISHQRSTTEMIVLKAFLLIPFAALVVAVPVAWGWGLNWVDVGLAVAFYVIGTLGVTVGYHRYFTHGAFKAARPLRIALAVAGGMAVQGSVIFWVASHRRHHAFADREGDPHSPWLFGTSPMALAKGFWHAHMGWMFQREVTSYERFAPDLLADGDLRVVNRYFWLWTTLSLAAPALLGGLITWSFWGAVTAFFWAGLVRIAFLHHVTWSVNSICHMVGDRPFASRDKAANFWPLAILSMGESWHNSHHADPTCARHGVLRGQVDVSARVIWLFEKLGWARDVRWPKPERIAAKLKAS encoded by the coding sequence ATGAAGTCACCTTCGGCGGCCAAGCCGATCATCTCCCACCAGCGCTCGACCACCGAGATGATCGTGCTCAAGGCGTTCCTGCTGATTCCGTTCGCCGCGCTGGTGGTGGCCGTGCCGGTCGCCTGGGGCTGGGGGCTCAACTGGGTGGACGTCGGCCTGGCGGTGGCGTTCTACGTGATCGGCACGCTCGGGGTGACCGTGGGCTACCACCGGTACTTCACCCACGGCGCGTTCAAGGCGGCGCGGCCGCTGCGGATCGCGCTGGCGGTCGCGGGCGGGATGGCCGTGCAGGGTTCGGTGATCTTCTGGGTGGCCAGCCACCGGCGGCACCACGCCTTCGCCGACCGCGAGGGCGACCCGCACTCCCCCTGGTTGTTCGGCACCTCGCCGATGGCGCTGGCGAAGGGGTTCTGGCACGCGCACATGGGGTGGATGTTCCAGCGCGAGGTGACCAGCTACGAGCGGTTCGCCCCGGACCTGCTCGCCGACGGCGACCTGCGCGTGGTGAACCGGTACTTCTGGCTGTGGACGACGTTGAGCCTGGCCGCGCCCGCGCTGCTCGGCGGGCTGATCACCTGGTCGTTCTGGGGCGCGGTGACCGCGTTCTTCTGGGCCGGGCTGGTGCGGATCGCGTTCCTGCACCACGTGACCTGGTCGGTGAACTCGATCTGCCACATGGTCGGTGACCGGCCGTTCGCCAGCAGGGACAAGGCGGCGAACTTCTGGCCGCTGGCGATCCTGTCCATGGGTGAGTCGTGGCACAACTCGCACCACGCCGACCCGACCTGCGCCCGGCACGGGGTGCTGCGCGGTCAGGTGGACGTGTCGGCGCGGGTGATCTGGCTGTTCGAAAAGCTCGGCTGGGCCCGCGACGTGCGCTGGCCGAAGCCGGAGCGCATCGCCGCGAAGCTCAAAGCTTCCTAA
- a CDS encoding heme A synthase — MPLKSLVARLPYPSPVVQRVLAIAAVITQGGIGVTGSIVRVTGSGLGCPTWPQCFPGSMFPVEHPELSALTQWIEFGNRLLTGLVIVVAGLCVLAAWRIQIDQPSRRRLVALAWTMPLGVVAQAVIGGMTVLTGLLWWTVAIHFLASTPLVWLAFMLLRAFGEGDERPRWLIQPVGRKLMVALVVLLGAVLVAGTTVTGAGPHGGDPDTPRFDAPIETLAQVHGGLLVLFLVVLAVLGLHFSRVGAPAALWRRYAVLAVVSLAQGGLGSLQYALGIPEVLVSFHVLGSALVIVATASLWCATRDRGPVPARTTEPAPVLATAD; from the coding sequence GTGCCCCTGAAGTCGCTCGTCGCCCGCCTCCCCTATCCCTCTCCCGTGGTGCAGCGCGTGCTCGCCATCGCCGCGGTGATCACCCAGGGCGGGATCGGGGTGACCGGCTCCATCGTGCGCGTCACCGGTTCCGGGCTCGGCTGCCCGACCTGGCCGCAGTGCTTCCCGGGCAGCATGTTCCCGGTCGAGCACCCGGAGCTGAGCGCGCTGACCCAGTGGATCGAGTTCGGCAACCGCCTGCTCACCGGGCTGGTGATCGTGGTGGCCGGGCTGTGCGTGCTGGCGGCGTGGCGGATCCAGATCGACCAGCCGAGCCGGCGCCGCCTGGTCGCGCTGGCGTGGACCATGCCGCTCGGGGTGGTCGCGCAGGCGGTGATCGGCGGCATGACCGTGCTGACCGGGCTGCTGTGGTGGACCGTGGCCATCCACTTCCTCGCCTCCACCCCGCTGGTGTGGCTGGCGTTCATGCTGCTGCGCGCGTTCGGCGAGGGGGACGAGCGGCCGCGCTGGCTGATCCAGCCGGTGGGCCGCAAGCTGATGGTCGCGCTGGTGGTGCTGCTCGGCGCGGTGCTGGTGGCCGGGACCACGGTGACCGGTGCCGGTCCGCACGGCGGCGACCCGGACACCCCGCGCTTCGACGCGCCGATCGAGACCCTCGCCCAGGTCCACGGTGGACTGCTCGTCCTCTTCCTGGTCGTGCTGGCGGTGCTGGGGCTGCACTTCTCCCGCGTCGGCGCGCCGGCCGCGCTGTGGCGGCGCTACGCGGTGCTGGCGGTGGTCTCGCTGGCGCAGGGCGGGCTGGGCAGCCTGCAGTACGCGCTCGGCATCCCGGAGGTGCTGGTCTCGTTCCACGTACTGGGGTCCGCGCTGGTCATCGTGGCCACCGCGTCGCTGTGGTGCGCCACCCGCGACCGCGGTCCGGTACCGGCGAGGACGACCGAACCGGCGCCGGTACTCGCGACCGCCGACTGA
- a CDS encoding NADPH-dependent F420 reductase: MRIGILGAGNMADALGTQWTRAGHRVRTSGRAPAGAFAEAAAFGEVVLLAVRHEGVEDTLRAAGGSLAGKVVVDCTNPIVEGELVTGTTSAAQRVAELSGGRVVKAFNLCHEDVWRMTPPVFGGSPLVVPLCGDDPAALATVESLVRDLGCVPAAGGGLARAGLLEATAALVIGLWRGGADARGILPPLAYAQGDPAQKGRPSAGSPIAESTASAQKTIIR, from the coding sequence ATGCGGATCGGGATCCTCGGGGCGGGCAACATGGCGGACGCGCTGGGTACGCAATGGACGCGGGCCGGGCACCGGGTGCGGACCAGCGGGCGCGCCCCGGCGGGCGCCTTCGCCGAAGCGGCGGCCTTCGGCGAGGTGGTGCTGCTGGCCGTGCGGCACGAAGGCGTGGAGGACACGCTGCGCGCGGCGGGCGGCTCGCTGGCGGGCAAGGTGGTGGTCGACTGCACGAACCCGATCGTGGAAGGTGAACTGGTCACCGGGACCACGTCGGCGGCTCAGCGGGTCGCGGAGCTCAGCGGCGGCCGGGTGGTGAAGGCGTTCAACCTGTGCCACGAGGACGTGTGGCGGATGACACCCCCGGTGTTCGGCGGCTCGCCGCTGGTGGTGCCGCTCTGCGGGGACGATCCCGCCGCACTGGCCACAGTGGAGTCACTCGTGCGCGACCTCGGCTGCGTGCCCGCCGCGGGCGGTGGCCTGGCACGGGCCGGTCTCCTGGAGGCGACCGCCGCGCTGGTGATCGGCCTGTGGCGCGGCGGCGCGGACGCCCGTGGCATCCTGCCGCCGCTGGCCTACGCGCAGGGCGATCCGGCTCAGAAGGGCAGGCCCAGCGCGGGCAGCCCGATCGCCGAATCCACCGCCAGCGCGCAGAAGACGATCATCAGGTAG
- a CDS encoding heme o synthase, with product MSLVHAAHGRGETSAVDAPEEPGGRRSPRRVIGAYAALAKPRVIELLLVTTIPAMFLAGREIPNPWLVLATLLGGTMAAGSANALNCVIDADIDKVMNRTKRRPLVKDSVPRRNALIFGLVLGVASFAVLFFTVNLLSAILAIATILFYIFVYTLGLKRRTPQNVVWGGAAGCMPVVIGWAAVSGTVEWPAFVMFGVIFFWTPPHTWALAMKYREDYERAGVPMLPVVATPQHVAKQIVIYSWVMVGWTLLLAPATSWLYASFAALAGAWFLFYAHRLRAAVNRGVETKPMALFHRSNTYLMIVFCALAVDSAIGLPALGLPF from the coding sequence ATGTCGTTGGTGCACGCCGCGCACGGACGCGGTGAAACCAGCGCCGTGGACGCACCCGAGGAGCCAGGTGGCCGGCGTAGCCCCCGCCGGGTCATCGGTGCCTACGCCGCGCTCGCCAAACCCCGTGTGATCGAGCTGTTGCTGGTCACCACCATCCCGGCGATGTTCCTGGCCGGCCGTGAGATCCCGAACCCCTGGCTGGTGCTGGCCACCCTGCTCGGCGGGACGATGGCCGCGGGCAGCGCGAACGCGCTGAACTGCGTGATCGACGCCGACATCGACAAGGTGATGAACCGCACCAAGCGGCGCCCCCTGGTCAAGGACTCGGTGCCGCGGCGCAACGCGCTGATCTTCGGGCTGGTGCTCGGGGTCGCCTCGTTCGCTGTGTTGTTCTTCACGGTGAACCTGCTCTCGGCGATCCTCGCCATCGCGACGATCCTGTTCTACATCTTCGTCTACACCCTCGGCCTCAAGCGGCGGACGCCGCAGAACGTGGTCTGGGGCGGCGCGGCCGGCTGCATGCCGGTGGTGATCGGCTGGGCCGCGGTCTCCGGCACGGTCGAGTGGCCCGCGTTCGTGATGTTCGGCGTGATCTTCTTCTGGACGCCGCCGCACACCTGGGCGCTGGCGATGAAGTACCGCGAGGACTACGAGCGCGCGGGCGTGCCGATGCTGCCGGTGGTGGCCACCCCGCAGCACGTGGCCAAGCAGATCGTCATCTACTCGTGGGTGATGGTCGGCTGGACCCTGCTGCTGGCCCCGGCCACCAGCTGGCTCTACGCCTCGTTCGCCGCGCTCGCCGGTGCGTGGTTCCTCTTCTACGCGCACCGGCTGCGCGCCGCGGTGAACCGCGGGGTGGAGACCAAGCCGATGGCCCTGTTCCACCGCTCGAACACCTACCTGATGATCGTCTTCTGCGCGCTGGCGGTGGATTCGGCGATCGGGCTGCCCGCGCTGGGCCTGCCCTTCTGA
- a CDS encoding helix-turn-helix domain-containing protein: protein MPDFLADCRARLAFDLLANTWNSVVLWALRHGPRRPGELRERIGGIRPKVLTETLRRLEANGLVTRRAYAEAPPRVEYALTPLGETLLEPIGALGEWAFAHGDEVMAARPD from the coding sequence GTGCCCGACTTCCTCGCCGACTGCCGTGCCCGCCTCGCCTTCGACCTGCTCGCCAACACGTGGAACTCGGTGGTGCTGTGGGCACTGCGCCACGGCCCGCGCCGACCGGGCGAACTGCGTGAGCGGATCGGCGGAATCCGGCCGAAGGTGCTCACCGAGACCCTGCGGCGGCTGGAGGCCAACGGGCTGGTCACGCGGCGCGCCTACGCCGAGGCGCCACCGCGCGTGGAGTACGCGCTCACCCCGCTGGGCGAAACCCTGCTCGAACCGATCGGGGCGCTGGGGGAGTGGGCCTTCGCGCACGGCGACGAGGTGATGGCGGCGCGGCCGGATTGA
- the tkt gene encoding transketolase: MSETALSSENNPLIRRNYPADWTELDTRAVDTARVLAADAVENCGSGHPGTAMSLAPAAYSLFQRVMRHDPADPEWPARDRFILSAGHSSLTLYIQLYLAGFGLELEDLKQLRRWGSKTPGHPEYRHTAGVETTTGPLGQGLANAVGMAMAARRERGLLDPEPAYGESIFDHQIYVIASDGDIEEGVTSEASSIAGRQELGNLTVIYDDNKISIEDDTNIALSEDTAKRYEAYGWHVQVVDGGEDVVAFEAALEAARAETTRPSFILLRTVIGFPAPNKMNTGKAHGAALGADEVAAVKKILGFDETKDFEVADEVIEHTRKAAVRGKAARAEWQTKFDAWAEANPERAKLAARLSRRELPAGWSEKLPSWEPDAKGVATRKASGEVLNSLAEALPELWGGSADLAESNNTTMKGADSFGPESAATGMWKTSPYGRTLHFGVREHAMGSILNGIALHGGTRPYGATFLIFSDYMRPPVRLAALMKAPVIYVWTHDSIGLGEDGPTHQPIEQLSALRAIPGLNVVRPADANETAAAWKAVLEDNEHPSGLALTRQNVPVLEGTSTEGVARGGYVLAEASGATPDVVLIATGSEVQLAVEARKKLEADGVSTRVVSMPCVEWFEAQNQAYRESVIPSGVKARVAVEAGIAQPWHKFVGDAGEIVSIEHFGASADFATLFREFGITAEAVVDAARRSLDTAKNS; the protein is encoded by the coding sequence GTGTCCGAAACCGCCCTCAGCAGCGAGAACAACCCTCTCATCCGGCGGAACTACCCCGCCGACTGGACCGAGCTGGACACCCGCGCGGTGGACACCGCCCGGGTGCTCGCGGCCGACGCCGTGGAGAACTGCGGCAGCGGGCACCCCGGCACGGCGATGAGCCTGGCCCCGGCCGCCTACTCGCTGTTCCAGCGGGTCATGCGGCACGACCCGGCCGACCCGGAGTGGCCGGCCCGTGACCGGTTCATCCTCTCCGCCGGGCACTCCAGCCTGACCCTCTACATCCAGCTGTACCTGGCCGGGTTCGGCCTGGAGCTGGAGGACCTCAAGCAGCTGCGCCGCTGGGGTTCGAAGACCCCCGGTCACCCGGAGTACCGCCACACCGCCGGGGTGGAGACCACCACCGGCCCGCTGGGCCAGGGCCTGGCCAACGCGGTCGGCATGGCGATGGCGGCCCGCCGCGAGCGCGGCCTGCTCGACCCCGAGCCCGCCTACGGCGAAAGCATCTTTGACCACCAGATCTACGTGATCGCCTCCGACGGGGACATCGAGGAGGGCGTCACCTCCGAGGCCTCCTCCATCGCCGGGCGCCAGGAGCTGGGCAACCTCACCGTCATCTACGACGACAACAAGATCTCCATCGAGGACGACACGAACATCGCGCTGTCCGAGGACACCGCGAAGCGCTACGAGGCCTACGGCTGGCACGTCCAGGTCGTCGACGGCGGTGAGGACGTGGTCGCGTTCGAGGCCGCGCTCGAGGCCGCCAGGGCCGAGACCACCCGCCCGTCGTTCATCCTGCTGCGCACGGTGATCGGCTTCCCGGCGCCGAACAAGATGAACACCGGCAAGGCGCACGGCGCCGCACTGGGCGCCGACGAGGTCGCCGCGGTGAAGAAGATCCTCGGTTTCGACGAGACCAAGGACTTCGAGGTCGCCGACGAGGTGATCGAGCACACCCGCAAGGCCGCCGTGCGCGGCAAGGCGGCGCGGGCCGAGTGGCAGACCAAGTTCGACGCGTGGGCCGAGGCCAACCCCGAGCGCGCCAAGCTGGCGGCCCGGCTGAGCCGGCGCGAGCTGCCGGCCGGCTGGTCGGAGAAGCTGCCGTCGTGGGAGCCCGACGCCAAGGGCGTGGCCACCCGCAAGGCCTCCGGCGAGGTGCTGAACTCGCTCGCCGAGGCGCTGCCGGAGCTGTGGGGCGGTTCGGCCGACCTGGCCGAGAGCAACAACACCACGATGAAGGGCGCCGACTCGTTCGGTCCCGAGTCCGCCGCCACCGGCATGTGGAAGACCAGCCCGTACGGCCGCACGCTGCACTTCGGCGTCCGCGAGCACGCGATGGGCTCGATCCTCAACGGCATCGCGCTGCACGGCGGCACCCGGCCCTACGGCGCCACCTTCCTGATCTTCTCCGACTACATGCGCCCGCCGGTGCGGCTGGCCGCGCTGATGAAGGCGCCGGTCATCTACGTGTGGACGCACGACTCGATCGGGCTCGGCGAGGACGGCCCGACGCACCAGCCGATCGAGCAGCTGTCCGCGCTGCGCGCCATCCCGGGGCTGAACGTGGTCCGCCCGGCCGACGCCAACGAGACCGCCGCCGCGTGGAAGGCCGTGCTGGAGGACAACGAGCACCCGTCGGGCCTGGCGCTGACCCGCCAGAACGTGCCGGTGCTCGAGGGCACCAGCACCGAGGGCGTGGCCCGCGGTGGCTACGTGCTCGCCGAGGCTTCCGGCGCCACCCCGGACGTTGTGCTCATCGCCACCGGTTCCGAGGTGCAGCTGGCCGTCGAGGCCAGGAAGAAGCTGGAGGCCGACGGCGTTTCCACCCGTGTGGTGTCCATGCCGTGCGTCGAGTGGTTCGAGGCGCAGAACCAGGCCTACCGCGAGTCGGTGATCCCGTCCGGGGTGAAGGCACGCGTGGCCGTGGAGGCCGGGATCGCCCAGCCGTGGCACAAGTTCGTCGGGGACGCCGGCGAGATCGTCTCCATCGAGCACTTCGGCGCCTCCGCGGACTTCGCCACCCTGTTCCGCGAGTTCGGCATCACCGCCGAGGCCGTGGTCGACGCCGCCCGCCGGTCGCTGGACACCGCCAAGAACTCCTGA
- a CDS encoding FKBP-type peptidyl-prolyl cis-trans isomerase translates to MRNSAKIVVVVAAALALGACTPSEKDSTQPPGSNAQPSIAPAGPNTGVPGPGSVTALPEQPAGPECTVDQIEVKGEAGQQPEITLPDGCAAPTKLLTKDLEPGQGAEAAKGSQLEANYLLVTWSNKQVADNSYEKGKTLPLTLGAQQVIPGWEQGLEGIFQGGRRVIVVPPDLAYGKQLGHPLQKETLVFVVDAVKVTPATS, encoded by the coding sequence ATGCGGAACTCTGCCAAGATCGTGGTCGTGGTCGCCGCCGCACTGGCCCTCGGTGCGTGCACGCCATCGGAGAAGGACTCCACCCAGCCCCCTGGCTCGAACGCCCAGCCGTCGATCGCGCCCGCCGGGCCGAACACCGGCGTGCCGGGGCCGGGCTCGGTGACGGCGCTGCCCGAGCAGCCGGCCGGGCCGGAGTGCACGGTGGACCAGATCGAGGTCAAGGGCGAGGCGGGCCAGCAGCCGGAGATCACGCTGCCCGACGGCTGCGCCGCGCCGACGAAGCTGCTGACCAAGGACCTCGAGCCCGGCCAGGGTGCCGAGGCGGCCAAGGGCAGCCAGCTGGAGGCGAACTACCTGCTGGTGACCTGGAGCAACAAGCAGGTCGCGGACAACTCGTACGAGAAGGGCAAGACGCTGCCGCTGACGCTGGGCGCGCAGCAGGTCATCCCGGGCTGGGAGCAGGGCCTGGAGGGCATCTTCCAGGGCGGGCGCCGCGTCATCGTGGTGCCGCCGGACCTGGCCTACGGCAAGCAGCTGGGCCACCCGCTGCAGAAGGAGACCCTGGTCTTCGTGGTGGACGCGGTGAAGGTCACGCCCGCCACCAGCTGA
- a CDS encoding ATP-binding domain-containing protein, producing MSVSPGDSDLEHEQAYVTKLYEMLDAERDLTQRRLDETLRLTGGTPQARTERDVATATYTERLAQLGSVEQGLCFGRLDFHDQETAYIGRLGLFDTDDDYRPLLIDWRAPVARPFYLATAASPEGVRRRRHIRSLSRRVTGVDDEILDLGEASGGDHDLGLAGEAALLAALAQRRTGEMSDIVATIQAEQDRIIRAPMNGVLVVQGGPGTGKTAVALHRAAYLLYTFRQQLTKRGVLVIGPNSTFLRYIGQVLPSLGETGVLLATVGQLYPGISAEGTDERAAAEVKGRRVMAEVLANAVKDRQRVPSPVLEVEVEREVLRLDRRTCTDARAKARRSRRPHNQARRIFVSELLDALTRQAARRLGDNLLDARDVGDIRAELAEDKDVRRAMDELWPVLTPEEVLDDLFAEPERLTSAASKHLGEDERASLRRDRGADFTPADVPLLDELAELLGWDDTEERAARAREEREQRAYAEGVLDILEQDEEIIDPELLRVSDVLDAELFAERQQARSELTAAQRAAQDRTWTFGHVIVDEAQELSAMDWRTIMRRIPSRSMTVVGDVAQTGAEGGASAWGEVLGPYVDDRWRLAELTVNYRTPAEIMGLAARALARVDPELTVPTSVRSTGVEPWQASLASADPAAVAAAELSEVDGGTVAVLCPVARLAEVAEVVPEDERLSVLTVELAKGLEFDSVVLLAPEEIVAESPRGWNDLYVALTRATRRLGVLHAGSEPFPAGS from the coding sequence TTGTCCGTGTCCCCTGGGGACTCCGATCTCGAGCACGAGCAGGCCTACGTCACCAAGCTCTACGAGATGCTCGACGCCGAACGCGACCTCACCCAGCGACGGCTCGACGAAACCCTCCGCCTCACCGGTGGCACCCCGCAGGCCCGCACCGAACGCGACGTGGCCACCGCGACCTACACCGAACGGCTGGCGCAGCTCGGTTCGGTGGAGCAGGGGCTGTGCTTCGGCAGGCTCGACTTCCACGACCAGGAGACGGCCTACATCGGCAGGCTCGGCCTGTTCGACACCGACGACGACTACCGCCCGCTGCTGATCGACTGGCGGGCCCCGGTGGCGCGGCCGTTCTACCTGGCCACCGCTGCCTCGCCGGAGGGCGTGCGACGGCGGCGGCACATCCGCAGCCTGTCGCGCCGGGTCACCGGGGTGGACGACGAGATCCTCGACCTCGGTGAGGCGAGCGGCGGCGACCACGACCTCGGGCTGGCCGGGGAGGCGGCGCTGCTGGCCGCGCTGGCCCAGCGGCGCACCGGTGAGATGAGCGACATCGTCGCCACCATCCAGGCCGAGCAGGACCGGATCATCCGGGCCCCGATGAACGGCGTGCTGGTGGTCCAGGGCGGGCCGGGCACCGGCAAGACCGCGGTGGCCCTGCACCGCGCGGCGTACCTGCTCTACACCTTCCGCCAGCAGCTGACCAAGCGCGGTGTGCTGGTGATCGGGCCGAACAGCACCTTCCTGCGCTACATCGGCCAGGTGCTGCCGTCGCTGGGGGAGACCGGGGTGCTGCTGGCCACGGTCGGGCAGCTGTACCCGGGCATCTCCGCCGAAGGCACCGACGAGCGCGCGGCGGCCGAGGTCAAGGGGCGCCGGGTGATGGCCGAGGTGCTGGCGAACGCGGTGAAGGACCGCCAGCGGGTGCCGTCGCCGGTGCTGGAGGTCGAGGTCGAGCGCGAGGTGCTGCGGCTGGACCGGCGCACCTGCACCGACGCGCGGGCGAAGGCGCGGCGGTCGCGCCGTCCGCACAACCAGGCGCGGCGGATCTTCGTCTCGGAGCTGCTGGACGCGCTCACGCGGCAGGCCGCGCGGCGCCTCGGGGACAACCTGCTCGACGCGCGCGACGTCGGCGACATCCGCGCGGAACTCGCCGAGGACAAGGACGTGCGCCGGGCGATGGACGAGCTGTGGCCGGTGCTCACCCCGGAGGAGGTGCTCGACGACCTCTTCGCCGAGCCGGAGCGCCTGACCTCGGCGGCGTCGAAGCACCTCGGCGAGGACGAGCGCGCGTCGCTCCGGCGCGACCGCGGCGCGGACTTCACCCCGGCCGACGTGCCCCTGCTCGACGAACTCGCCGAACTCCTCGGCTGGGACGACACCGAGGAACGCGCCGCCCGCGCCCGCGAGGAGCGCGAGCAGCGCGCCTACGCCGAGGGCGTGCTGGACATCCTGGAGCAGGACGAGGAGATCATCGATCCCGAACTGCTGCGGGTGAGCGACGTGCTCGACGCCGAGCTGTTCGCCGAACGGCAGCAGGCGCGCAGCGAGCTGACCGCCGCCCAGCGGGCCGCGCAGGACCGCACCTGGACCTTCGGGCACGTGATCGTGGACGAGGCGCAGGAACTGTCCGCGATGGACTGGCGGACCATCATGCGGCGGATCCCGAGCCGGTCGATGACGGTGGTCGGTGACGTGGCGCAGACCGGGGCCGAGGGCGGCGCGTCGGCCTGGGGCGAGGTGCTCGGCCCGTACGTGGACGACCGGTGGCGGCTGGCGGAGCTGACGGTCAACTACCGCACGCCCGCCGAGATCATGGGCCTGGCCGCGCGGGCGCTGGCGCGCGTCGATCCGGAGCTGACCGTGCCCACCTCGGTGCGGTCGACCGGGGTCGAGCCGTGGCAGGCCTCGCTGGCCTCGGCGGACCCGGCGGCGGTCGCGGCGGCGGAACTGTCCGAAGTGGACGGCGGCACGGTGGCCGTGCTGTGCCCGGTGGCGCGGCTGGCCGAAGTGGCCGAGGTGGTCCCCGAGGACGAGCGCCTGTCGGTGCTGACCGTGGAACTGGCCAAGGGGCTCGAATTCGACTCGGTGGTGCTGCTCGCGCCGGAGGAGATCGTGGCCGAGTCGCCGCGCGGCTGGAACGACCTGTACGTGGCGCTGACCCGCGCCACGCGGCGGCTGGGGGTGCTCCACGCCGGGTCGGAGCCGTTCCCGGCCGGGAGCTAG